Proteins from one Euwallacea similis isolate ESF13 chromosome 13, ESF131.1, whole genome shotgun sequence genomic window:
- the LOC136413025 gene encoding uncharacterized protein isoform X3, which yields MGVEEGAVNSIMSGIENTGGVKQHNHKKKLRQRFDIIKKLGQGTFGKVQLGINKETGQEVAIKTIKKSKIESDADLIRIRREIQIMSSVQHPNIIHIYEVFENREKMVLVMEYAAGGELYDYLSERKVLPEDEARRIFRQIATASYYCHKHKICHRDLKLENILLDENNNAKIADFGLSNVFDDQRLLNTFCGSPLYASPEIVKGTPYHGPEVDCWSLGVLLYTLVYGAMPFDGSNFKRLVKQISQGDYYEPSTPSPASPLIRDMLTVNPKKRANIEKICCHWWVNETYTTNCLEISEELANQTPVRLDVLLSLAPPAPQLESEKLVVTRDVTEEVKQDAAAPLRSQSVGSLMDLSTPERRIMDLINEEKFAPKRKLESTVSTERMNLDKRRDKIIKENTVADISLHGAIQEDVSQEDASMTEVVPLNKSLTQTISKEKTMDVEPSVVEGAACQEIMEEVRVKETGANKKSPSVSKVKRTQSSIGGKILEGINEIPSQENLTDKENKTKAIKEESVKNTEEKSISKKKPMKKKVLADKNENEKDLKLEESALVKAKEVKENGVIVQDKSMQKQEKGDTIAKPTERRKSRIFEAAEKFQNLISPTETKAAPMEKPKKILLPGVSVDGFKKEFERKSSLTSSTPTKPKSSTVPKRTFIDKQKSEEENAVEQKKTETKPNKSKQASNEQIKIEPNVPKQETPKTEEGRQEIVKNAVNIISNALDKDKDGTRKSKSRPSIMRKPPVPFGVSGRSASGNIGTIAPLSPPIQNIGPKPFVRPCYENKVLASEVKQVKEEPLQLSPEEQQTSSAEITLKSATLPRRKTTKAQIHINYPSQKPAQMEFRTEAAHNVEAPAQVRSEVVVPVSGADDRSSKERIIPIAFEKKVENGHKESAQSPPAKPPVARPFQTQKSNVSQRSNSLSRQSTQDSDSESTSTGEPIKKSAREYIIPIAVEGGGYVTPRSGSVEPSDSNASTMTSRSKFGRGARRLNSLLSDRESEDESPFASLHRHSSFGKDSDNEDSGKAGTFHHMHRLRRIRPKKSALEHNDSVSSGEEDDDDGFEIVTAENLFSTLLSRVRDLTQRLNVDDGVRPGFPSSRLLSHFDHGLWNRMENPLSSIPYKVVYTRRVQKATHTSLNRTFSRPSSVTSTQSNSSFNVPWRRSVSKDLASDIESVFNDQNSGTLTARIPRGDNHQLNDHEPNLNLADLDLKKLNLSEEDRLALSHLTPGLSRRIEKQLMAQLTPAEVRKLHRTLSTKTSEEIRKSSEVDGRKSINYTLPRKTALGDGRKSLLPVKLSSGRDESVDPSYNFNVRSSSIGAQPRGSSRFLSPKPKIVRSVSRTKPELCSPESSVSESISKNEDTSSSYRKDSDSYSSRYSDNSSSRPYSRYSNEGLYSYSPGPVLLSPPSELPSKIERKSSTRRVSRFLRSDFYEPKEDNALLKEKKERERETQQVLKEIRDKRKSRLRSQSRNREEKKEEAPLKADETPENKITHDYVNVKSPSPEPQSVHDYVNVKVTESVPVTVKKISRLARPKSYPNDNAQKPEEAQAPESKISKLKKGFGKKEKPSKEDKNEANKHINEEDKAHKNKLLHTLEKKLEKFRCGQKNVEEAKSTGDKKSVVDCAIKRLREQSLPRNLEPCTESGLIKRAVSVEDLAVGSKPLQASKKSVTKILGLFKKYEEQDKKKEKTVKKTKSKAIVKENSESVIDKKERPKSLLLDKMRHFQNSSKAENQADNSNGDDRPKSKLPIVNTYRRSLNLDHLPEPPTEFHPKPDRSNLRLDLNQTSRIHIEAPEEEVRPGSTMENDVYSPQNENRNSLTTTDDSSTILSPTDDYLSCDSWSACSDYHHLNDLHSPQHNGHVPYSGDESESVIDRIRRKSFYTRFNEKKRPTRKPSVGIAYRNMDLYGREYSKPDYSSLDRYRSPSVSRRTSFTSYIPEVNTSTTRNSKEYRPYVRSATVLNDYVNVPGGSQSLAHTYQNVPGSHNSLIGHSYQNLPGSYQTYNSRIARPSKYTDSDSHLDDFLTTSVPKRHSLYRAAFDRGSLSPGSEYFTDRASSILQSPTTSEPI from the exons ATTCGATATAATCAAGAAATTAGGACAAGGGACTTTCGGCAAAGTGCAGCTAGGCATAAACAAAGAGACTGGCCAAGAG GTAgctattaaaacaattaaaaaatcaaaaatcgaaTCGGATGCCGATTTGATTAGGATTAGGAGGGAGATTCAGATAATGTCTTCAGTACAACATCccaatataatacatatatatgaAG TGTTTGAAAATAGGGAAAAAATGGTATTGGTAATGGAGTACGCCGCTGGCGGTGAACTTTACGATTACCTATCTGAGCGAAAAGTTTTGCCTGAAGACGAGGCTCGTAGGATCTTCCGTCAGATAGCTACGGCCAGCTACTACTGCCATAAGCACAAAATTTGTCACAGGGATCTGAAGCTCGAAAACATTCTATTAGACGAAAACAATAATGCCAAG ATCGCTGATTTTGGCTTGTCCAACGTTTTTGATGACCAAAGGTTGCTCAACACTTTCTGCGGCTCACCCTTGTATGCATCTCCCGAAATTGTTAAAG GTACTCCATATCATGGACCAGAGGTCGATTGCTGGTCCCTAGGAGTATTGTTGTACACATTAGTTTATGGTGCTATGCCCTTTGATGGCAGTAACTTTAAGAGACTGGTTAAGCAAATTTCTCAAGGCGATTATTATGAGCCTTCCACTCCTAGTC CTGCTTCTCCATTAATACGGGACATGCTAACTGTGAACCCCAAGAAAAGAgcaaatatagaaaaaatatgctGTCACTGGTGGGTCAATGAGACTTACACGACCAATTGTTTAGAAATTAGTGAGGAATTAGCCAATCAAACCCCA GTTAGATTAGATGTTCTTTTATCTTTGGCCCCACCTGCACCTCAACTTGAAAGCGAAAAATTGGTGGTAACTCGAGATGTAACTGAAGAAGTTAAGCAAGACGCGGCGGCGCCTTTACGTTCTCAAAGTGTGGGCAGCTTAATGGATCTCTCAACTCCAGAGAGACGAATTATGGACCTGATAAACGAGGAGAAATTCGCTCCTAAGAGGAAGCTCGAAAGCACCGTCAGTACGGAGAGAATGAATCTCGACAAGCGCAGggataaaattattaaggaaAACACTGTCGCCGATATAAGCTTGCATGGGGCTATTCAGGAGGATGTTTCGCAAGAAGATGCCAGCATGACTGAAGTGGTGCCTTTGAATAAGTCGCTCACTCAGACCATCTCTAAGGAGAAAACCATGGATGTGGAGCCTTCAGTGGTGGAAGGTGCTGCTTGTCAGGAGATTATGGAAGAAGTCAGGGTGAAAGAAACTGGTGCTAACAAGAAATCTCCCTCGGTATCTAAAGTCAAAAGGACCCAATCTAGTATTGGTGGCAAAATTTTAGAAG GCATAAATGAGATTCCAAGCCAAGAAAATCTGACAGATAAAGAAAACAAGACCAAAGCTATCAAAGAGGAGTCAGTTAAGAATACTGAAGAGAAATCCATAAGCAAGAAAAAACCCATGAAAAAGAAGGTTTTGGCTGATAAGaatgaaaacgaaaaagaTCTGAAACTTGAAGAAAGTGCCTTGGTGAAGGCGAAG GAGGTGAAAGAAAATGGGGTGATTGTTCAGGACAAATCTATGCAGAAGCAAGAGAAAGGTGACACTATCGCGAAACCGACGGAGAGAAGAAAGTCGAGGATATTCGAAGCTGCagagaaattccaaaatttgatTAGTCCGACTGAAACTAAAGCGGCACCCATGGAGAAGCCGAAGAAGATTTTATTGCCGG GTGTGTCTGTAGACGggtttaaaaaagaatttgagCGGAAATCTAGCCTTACTTCTTCCACCCCCACGAAGCCGAAATCGTCCACTGTTCCCAAAAGAACCTTCATAGATAAGCAGAAGTCAGAAGAGGAAAATGCAGTCGAACAGAAAAAGACTGAGACAAAGCCTAATAAGTCTAAACAGGCATCCAATG AACAAATCAAAATCGAACCAAATGTGCCAAAACAAGAAACTCCAAAGACTGAAGAAGGCCGACaagaaatagtaaaaaatgctGTAAATATTATCTCAAATGCTTTGGACAAGGACAAAGACGGTACACGAAAATCCAAGTCACGGCCGTCCATAATGAGAAAACCCCCAGTGCCATTCGGG GTTAGCGGTAGGTCTGCTTCAGGAAACATAGGAACAATAGCTCCCTTAAGCCCACCCATTCAAAACATAGGCCCCAAACCTTTCGTGCGGCCTTGTTATGAGAATAAAGTGTTGGCAAGTGAAGTGAAACAg GTTAAAGAAGAACCGTTGCAGCTCAGTCCTGAGGAGCAGCAAACGAGCAGCGCAGAAATAACCCTGAAAAGCGCCACTTTGCCCAGAAG GAAAACCACTAAAGCTCAAATTCATATCAACTACCCCTCCCAGAAACCGGCTCAAATGGAGTTCCGAACCGAGGCCGCTCATAATGTGGAGGCACCCGCTCAAGTACGCAGCGAGGTGGTGGTGCCGGTTAGTGGCGCTGATGATCGGTCTTCGAAAGAGAGAATCATACCCATTGCCTTTGAAAAGAAGGTGGAAAATGGGCATAAAGAGTCCGCGCAGTCGCCGCCAGCAAAACCACCGGTCGCTCGGCCCTTCCAGACCCAAAAATCGAATGTTTCGCAAAGGTCTAATAGCTTATCGCGACAATCTACTCAAGATTCCGACTCAGAGTCAACTTCCACGGGAGAACCTATTAAGAAATCGGCAAGAGAGTACATTATACCTATTGCAGTTGAAGGAGGAG GATACGTCACTCCAAGGTCCGGCAGTGTAGAGCCTAGTGACAGCAACGCTAGCACTATGACCAGTAGATCGAAATTCGGTAGGGGCGCCCGAAGACTCAA TTCGCTTCTTAGCGACAGAGAATCCGAGGACGAGTCTCCATTCGCCAGCCTCCATAGACACAGCTCATTTGGCAAAGATAGCGACAATGAAGATTCGGGCAAAGCAGGCACTTTCCATCACATGCATCGCTTGAGGCGAATTAGGCCTAAAAAATCCGCACTCGAGCACAACGATTCTGTTAGTTCCGGCGAAGAGGATGACGATGACGGCTTCGAGATCGTAACAGCAGAGAATCTATTTTCTACTCTATTATCCCGG GTCAGAGATTTAACCCAAAGGTTAAACGTTGACGACGGAGTGAGGCCTGGGTTTCCCAGCTCGAGATTGCTGAGCCATTTTGATCATGGTTTGTGGAATCGCATGGAAAACCCGCTTTCAAG CATACCATATAAGGTTGTGTACACAAGAAGAGTACAGAAAGCTAC ACACACCTCGTTAAATAGAACCTTTAGCCGACCTTCATCGGTAACCAGCACGCAGTCGAACAGCAGTTTTAACGTGCCCTGGCGTAGGAGCGTTAGCAAGGACTTGGCCTCCGATATCGAGAGTGTCTTCAATGACCAGAACAGCGGAACGTTGACCGCTCGCATCCCCAGAGGAG ATAACCACCAACTAAACGACCACGAACCGAACCTCAATTTGGCCGACCTGgacctaaaaaaattgaacctCAGCGAGGAGGATCGCCTCGCCTTATCGCATTTAACCCCCGGCTTATCCAGGCGGATCGAAAAGCAGCTTATGGCCCAGTTAACCCCCGCGGAAGTGAGAAAATTGCATCGGACGCTCAGCACCAAAACCAGTGAGGAGATTCGGAAAAGCTCAGAAGTGGACGGAAGAAAGTCGATCAATTACACCCTACCCAGGAAAACCGCATTAGGTGATGGGAGAAAGTCGCTCTTGCCCGTGAAATTGAGTAGCGGTAGAGATGAAAGCGTTGATCCTTCCTATAATTTCAATGTGAGGTCTTCGAGCATCGGTGCCCAGCCTAGAGGAAGTAGCAGATTCCTGTCCCCTAAACCCAAAATAGTTAGGTCAGTAAGTCGTACTAAGCCGGAGTTGTGTAGCCCTGAAAGCAGCGTGTCTGAGAGTATCTCCAAGAACGAAGACACCTCCAGCTCTTACAGGAAAGATAGCGACAGCTACAGCTCCAGGTACTCTGATAACAGCTCCTCGAGACCCTACTCGAGGTATTCCAACGAAGGCCTCTATTCTTACTCACCAGGCCCTGTGCTGCTCTCACCCCCCTCGGAGCTTCCCAGCAAAATCGAAAGAAAATCCTCCACGAGACGAGTCTCCAGATTCCTTAGGTCGGACTTTTACGAGCCTAAAGAAGATAACGCACTTCTCAAGGAGAAAAAAGAGCGTGAACGCGAAACACAGCAAGTGCTGAAGGAAATACGTGATAAACGTAAGAGCAGACTGAGATCTCAATCCAGAAATCGGGAAGAGAAGAAAGAAGAGGCTCCGTTGAAAGCTGATGAAACTCCagagaataaaattacccaTGATTACGTCAACGTAAAATCTCCAAGTCCCGAACCTCAATCGGTGCACGATTATGTTAACGTAAAAGTAACTGAAAGCGTGCCTGTGActgtaaagaaaatttcgaGGCTAGCCAGGCCTAAAAGCTATCCCAACGATAATGCTCAAAAACCAGAGGAAGCACAAGCACCAGAATCAAAAATCAGCAAGCTAAAAAAAGGATttggaaaaaaggaaaaaccgTCCAAAGAAGACAAAAACGAGGCTAATAAGCACATAAACGAAGAAGATAAAGCGCATAAAAATAAGCTCTTGCATACACTTGAAAAGAAACTAGAGAAATTCCGGTGCGGTCAGAAGAACGTCGAGGAAGCTAAATCTACTGGAGATAAAAAGTCCGTAGTTGATTGTGCCATTAAGCGGCTAAGGGAACAAAGTTTACCTAGAAATTTGGAACCCTGCACGGAAAGTGGTTTAATTAAACGAGCAGTCTCAGTGGAAGATCTGGCAGTAGGCTCTAAGCCACTTCAAGCCAGCAAGAAGAGCGTGACGAAGATCCTcgggttatttaaaaaatatgaggaGCAGGACAAGAAGAAGGAAAAGACCGTTAAGAAGACTAAAAGCAAAGCTATAGTTAAGGAGAATAGTGAATCAGTTATTGACAAAAAAGAACGGCCAAAGTCACTTTTGCTAGACAAAATGAGGCATTTTCAAAACAGTTCTAAGGCAGAGAATCAAGCGGATAATTCTAATGGGGATGATCGACCGAAGTCTAAATTACCAATAGTAAATACCTATAGGCGCAGCCTGAACTTAGATCATCTACCTGAGCCGCCAACAGAATTTCACCCTAAGCCGGATCGGAGTAATTTGCGACTGGATTTGAATCAAACTTCAAGGATCCACATAGAAGCCCCAGAGGAAGAGGTCAGGCCTGGCAGCACGATGGAGAACGACGTTTATTCCCCTCAAAACGAAAATCGGAACTCGTTGACAACAACCGATGACAGTTCCACAATTCTTTCACCCACTGACGACTATTTATCTTGCGACTCCTGGTCGGCCTGCTCAGATTATCATCACTTGAACGACCTCCATTCACCTCAACACAACGGACATGTTCCTTACTCAGGAGACGAAAGCGAATCAGTAATAGACAGAATCAGGCGCAAGAGCTTTTACACGAGGTTCAACGAGAAAAAGAGACCTACGAGGAAGCCTTCGGTTGGAATTGCGTACAGAAACATGGATTTGTATGGGAGAGAGTATTCGAAGCCTGACTACAGCTCATTGGATCGATATCGCAGTCCCAGTGTGAGCAGAag GACAAGTTTTACATCATACATCCCCGAGGTCAACACCTCGACAACGAGGAATTCGAAAGAGTATCGGCCGTATGTTCGTAGTGCCACCGTCTTGAACGACTACGTGAACGTCCCAGGCGGGAGCCAAAGTTTGGCACACACTTACCAAAACGTCCCCGGATCGCATAATAGTTTAATTG GCCATTCTTATCAGAACCTTCCCGGCTCATACCAGACCTATAACAGTCGAATAGCTAGGCCTTCGAAATACACGGACTCTGATAGTCATCTGGATGACTTTTTGACTACTTCAGTACCCAAAAG GCATAGTTTGTACCGAGCAGCATTTGACAGGGGTTCCCTGTCTCCGGGCAGTGAATACTTCACCGACAGGGCGTCTTCGATTCTTCAGTCTCCAACCACTTCAGAGCCCATCTAA